AAGCTAACATACTTCCTGCGGAAGTAAAAGGTAGGTATGAGCCAGAAGAAATTGAAGTAAAAGAATAGCAGTAGCAACACATATATGATAAAGTCCTTCATAGCTGGCGGAAACAGCAACAGGTCGTATAGATTGTTGGCATCAGGAGAAAAAACAATGGGCAGCGCCAGGAAGGTAACGCAGCCGGCTATGTGGATCAATAGCTGTCTAATTTTATCGCCTGTAAGTACTGAAGTCATGTATTACAAATATAAACTTTTACTTTTTTCATTGGGATAGGCCAGCTAAAGGCCATTCTTTTCGCAGACTCCTTATTTTTGTAGCATGATCAAACGAATCCTTGGACTTTGTTTCCTCCTGCCGCAGTTGTTACATGCGCAATTACCAGAGAAGAACTATCCTCGTGGGTACTTCCGCAACCCACTGGATATACCTATCCAACTGGCAGGTAATTTTGGCGAGCTCCGCCCTAACCACTTCCACGCGGGTCTTGACATCAAAACCCAGCAAAGGGAAAACCTGCTGGTACATGCCGCTGCAGATGGTTATGTAAGCCGCATAGGCGTATCTCACACCGGGTATGGCAATGTAGTCTATATCACCCACCCAAATGGGTATACTACCGTATATGGTCACCTGAACCGTTTCTTCCCCGCCCTGGAAGAATATGTAAAGCAGCAGCAATATTCGGCAGAAAGCTGGGTACAGGATCTGAAGATCCCCGCTGGCAAGTTTCCTGTAAAGAAAGGGGATTTGATTGCATGGAGTGGTAATACCGGTGGTTCCGCAGGTCCACATGTGCATTTCGAGATCAGAAGCACCCAGACAGAACACGGACTGAATCCGTTATTATTCGGTTTCGACATAGCAGATGCCACCGCACCTGTCGTATCCCGCATTGCGATTTACGATATGGAACGGAGTATCTATGATCAATCCCCCATTATACTGCCTGTAAAGAAAGTAGGCGGTGAATATGTGACTACTGCCCCGGTGGTAAAAGTAAAAGCCGCCAGCATAGGATTGGGTTTGACTGCGGTGGATAAGATGAGTCCTACAGCGCCGAATACCTATGGTATTTACCAGGTGGTATTATTCGACGAGGATGTACCCAATACCAGCTTCACCATCGATAATATCGGTTTTGACGAGTCGCTGTACATCAATGCACATATAGACTACAAAACGAGGAAAATCGGGGGCCCTTGGGTACAGCTGTTATTCACCCTGCCTGGCAATAAACTAAGCATTTACAAGGATATGCAGGGAGATGGAGTACTGGACCTGTCCGATGGCAAGCCACACCCTGTAAAGCTGCAGGTAAAGGATGCCTATGGCAATACCAGTGTAGTAAAAGTAACGCTCCAGCAGAGTGGTGAGTCAGATAAGGAATCTTCCTGTGCAAACACCATGTATGCGGAATCGAGGAATATCTTTGAAAATAACCAGGTGGAATTCTACCTGGATGAAACAGCACTGTACGACAAGATCTGCTTCAACTATGCAGAACTGGATGGTAAGAGTGACTTCTCTTCTTACCGCCTGCACACGCCACTGGTGCCTGTACACACACCTTTTAACCTCCGTCTGAAACCAGAAAAACCACTGCCTGCCAACCTGGCGAACAAAGTGGTAATGGTAAGAGAAGGTTTGGGTCAAACCATCACAGGTACGACCATGGATAATGGCTGGTATGTAGGTAAGTTCAGGGAGTTCGGTACCTTCCGTCTGGCAGTAGATACAATTGCACCTAAGATTACGATCATTGGTGGGTTAAAGAGTGGAGCAAAACTGTCTGCAGTAACTAAACTGTCTTTTGCTATGAGCGATGCAAATGGCATTAAGAGCTACCGTGCTGAACTGGATGGCAAATGGCTGATGTTCTCCCGTCGTAGCAATGTACTGACATATAACTTCGATAATCACTGCCCTGCAGGCAACCATACGCTTACATTAACTGTTACAGATTTGGCCGGTAATGCATCGGTGTATACATTTAAATTTACAAGATGACACATTTGAAAGAAGGAGATAAAGCCCCGGTATTTAAAGGGGTAGATCAGTCAGGGAATAAGGTTTCACTGTCTGACCTGAAAGGAAAGAAAGTAATACTGTATTTCTATCCAAAAGATATGACACCGGGATGTACGGCACAGGCCTGCAACCTCCGTGATAATTATACTGCTTTATTGCAGAAAGGATATGCAGTGGTCGGTGTAAGTACAGATGGTGAAAAGAGCCATCAGAAATTTGCAGAGAAGTATGAACTGCCGTTTCCTTTATTAGCAGATGAGGATAAGAAGATTGTGGAGCAGTATGGTGTGTGGGGGGAGAAAAAGTTTATGGGAAAGGTATATGATGGAACGCATAGAACTACTTTCCTCATTAATGAAAACGGTGTGATTGATAAGATCATTTCCAAACCAGATACAAAGAATCACACAGAAGAAATCCTCGAAATCTGGAAATAAATAATTTGCATGAAGGGCCCTCCGCAGGAGCCGCATACCCCAAAAAGACCCTGATCGCTATGCGATCAGGGTCTTTTTGGGGCGTAAATAAAAGAGGCGCGGTCATACGACCGCGCCTCTTTTATTTATTTATAAGTTGAAACTATCTCTTCTGACGTTGTTTCTTAAACAGGTTACCTGTCTTAAACTTATTACCTTCAGGGCTACCTACACGGTCCATTGCACAACGGAAACCTACTGTATTAGTCGCCATATCTTCCTGCATGTAACGACGTGTACCAGGAGACAACCAATAAGCTCTGTCATTCCAGCTACCACCTTTCACCACGTGAGATTTATCATTGATCAGGGAAGTTACACCATAACCATACTCAACCTGTGACAGGGTATCACCATCCAGGTAGTTGATTACATCACCTTTCTGGTAGTTCAGACGGTTAGCACTTTCCTCATCAGTTACATCACGCATTTTCAGGTGACCCAGGCTATCCTTTTCAGGCTCATTCTCACCATTCATATAAGTAGTCTGGAACTTGTTACCACGGAAGTAGTTGAAGTCATCACCGTCGATTGGGTTCAGCGGACGATAAACGTCTAATACCCACTCGCTCACGTTACCAGACATATTATAGATACCGAAAGTATTCGG
This Chitinophaga sancti DNA region includes the following protein-coding sequences:
- the bcp gene encoding thioredoxin-dependent thiol peroxidase; amino-acid sequence: MTHLKEGDKAPVFKGVDQSGNKVSLSDLKGKKVILYFYPKDMTPGCTAQACNLRDNYTALLQKGYAVVGVSTDGEKSHQKFAEKYELPFPLLADEDKKIVEQYGVWGEKKFMGKVYDGTHRTTFLINENGVIDKIISKPDTKNHTEEILEIWK
- a CDS encoding peptidoglycan DD-metalloendopeptidase family protein, producing the protein MIKRILGLCFLLPQLLHAQLPEKNYPRGYFRNPLDIPIQLAGNFGELRPNHFHAGLDIKTQQRENLLVHAAADGYVSRIGVSHTGYGNVVYITHPNGYTTVYGHLNRFFPALEEYVKQQQYSAESWVQDLKIPAGKFPVKKGDLIAWSGNTGGSAGPHVHFEIRSTQTEHGLNPLLFGFDIADATAPVVSRIAIYDMERSIYDQSPIILPVKKVGGEYVTTAPVVKVKAASIGLGLTAVDKMSPTAPNTYGIYQVVLFDEDVPNTSFTIDNIGFDESLYINAHIDYKTRKIGGPWVQLLFTLPGNKLSIYKDMQGDGVLDLSDGKPHPVKLQVKDAYGNTSVVKVTLQQSGESDKESSCANTMYAESRNIFENNQVEFYLDETALYDKICFNYAELDGKSDFSSYRLHTPLVPVHTPFNLRLKPEKPLPANLANKVVMVREGLGQTITGTTMDNGWYVGKFREFGTFRLAVDTIAPKITIIGGLKSGAKLSAVTKLSFAMSDANGIKSYRAELDGKWLMFSRRSNVLTYNFDNHCPAGNHTLTLTVTDLAGNASVYTFKFTR